A window of the Cicer arietinum cultivar CDC Frontier isolate Library 1 chromosome 6, Cicar.CDCFrontier_v2.0, whole genome shotgun sequence genome harbors these coding sequences:
- the LOC101499288 gene encoding sm-like protein LSM36B — translation MSGAEKGSGSTKTPADFLKSIRGRPVVVKLNSGVDYRGILACLDGYMNIAMEQTEEYVNGQLKNKYGDAFIRGNNVLYISTSKRTLAEGA, via the exons ATGAGTGGAGCAGAGAAAGGTTCAGGAAGCACAAAAACCCCAGCTGATTTCCTCAAATCCATTCGTGGTAGACCAGTTGTTGTCAAGCTCAACTCTGGTGTTGACTATAGAG GTATCCTAGCTTGTCTAGATGGTTATATGAATATTGCAATGGAACAAACAGAGGAGTATGTTAATGGACAACTCAAGAACAAGTATGGTGATGCATTCATTCGAGGGAATAATG TTCTATACATCAGTACCTCAAAGAGGACTCTAGCAGAAGGCGCTTAA